From Pseudanabaena sp. PCC 6802, one genomic window encodes:
- a CDS encoding glycoside hydrolase family 3 N-terminal domain-containing protein — protein sequence MITLPNIDSLSLQEQVAQMIAIRASGYLYDHQIQYPNWEPPNQTLQTWISRYGVGGVILMGGSAPEVYLRSQQLHSWAGIPLLIAADVEEGVGQRFEGATCFPPPMALSNLASPHTAINMAERMGAVTAQEAKAIGLNWLMAPVVDVNNNPANPVINVRSFAENSMEVSRLGSAFIRGAKSHAVLTTAKHFPGHGDTAIDSHLQTPTIDCDRERFTNVELPPFASAIAAGVDAVMTAHVYAPVLDAQYIATLSPKIVTDLLRQEMRFDGLIVTDALVMAGIADRYTVEQVAVQAVMAGADILLMPVDPVATIEAICAAVEAGKISRYRIKASLERIWKAKTRVCGEQPALDELYTNLGSEENLQASQEITVNSLRIHKPPSLAPLRDRQAIDLLIVDDQLTCTEFLSPRSAAVAVPSQLGYPHLILDRYTLPYVKLEGYPHVLLQIFSRGNPFRGSVDLHEQIGKLITELVEQDKLAAIAVYGSPYNLDRIIPLLPPGIPWTFSYSQLPAAQLAVMQALGLAAV from the coding sequence ATGATTACTCTCCCAAATATTGATTCGCTGTCGCTGCAAGAACAAGTGGCTCAGATGATTGCGATCAGGGCATCAGGATACTTATACGATCATCAGATTCAATATCCCAACTGGGAACCACCCAACCAAACTCTGCAAACTTGGATTAGTCGGTATGGTGTGGGTGGTGTCATCCTGATGGGTGGTAGCGCGCCAGAAGTTTATTTGCGATCGCAGCAACTCCATTCCTGGGCAGGGATTCCGCTTCTAATCGCTGCTGATGTTGAGGAGGGTGTGGGGCAAAGATTTGAGGGAGCTACTTGCTTTCCACCGCCGATGGCACTCTCGAATCTGGCATCGCCACACACAGCGATAAATATGGCAGAAAGGATGGGAGCTGTCACGGCGCAGGAGGCAAAGGCAATTGGGCTGAATTGGTTAATGGCTCCCGTTGTAGATGTAAACAATAATCCTGCCAATCCAGTCATCAACGTCCGGTCGTTTGCAGAAAACAGTATGGAGGTATCTAGATTAGGCTCGGCGTTTATTCGCGGTGCTAAATCCCATGCCGTGCTGACTACCGCCAAACACTTCCCCGGACATGGAGACACAGCCATTGACTCTCACCTGCAAACACCTACTATTGACTGCGATCGCGAGCGTTTTACTAATGTGGAACTGCCGCCTTTTGCCAGCGCGATCGCTGCGGGTGTGGATGCGGTGATGACAGCACACGTCTACGCGCCCGTTCTGGACGCTCAGTATATCGCCACCCTATCACCCAAAATCGTTACAGATTTGCTAAGACAGGAAATGCGGTTTGATGGTCTGATTGTCACCGATGCACTGGTTATGGCTGGCATTGCCGATCGCTATACAGTCGAGCAGGTGGCAGTACAAGCTGTGATGGCTGGTGCGGATATACTGCTGATGCCTGTCGATCCTGTCGCCACCATTGAGGCGATCTGCGCTGCCGTTGAAGCAGGTAAAATTAGTCGCTATCGCATCAAAGCCTCACTGGAAAGAATTTGGAAAGCAAAGACCCGTGTTTGTGGCGAACAGCCCGCCCTTGACGAGCTTTATACCAACTTGGGTAGTGAGGAAAATCTCCAGGCCAGCCAGGAAATTACGGTTAACTCTCTACGCATTCATAAGCCTCCATCGCTTGCGCCACTCCGCGATCGCCAGGCGATCGATCTTCTAATCGTCGACGACCAACTTACCTGCACGGAATTTTTATCTCCGCGATCGGCTGCGGTTGCAGTGCCCAGTCAATTGGGCTACCCGCATTTGATTCTCGATCGCTATACTTTGCCGTACGTCAAGTTAGAAGGCTATCCGCACGTACTCCTGCAAATATTTAGTCGCGGTAATCCCTTCCGGGGCAGTGTCGATCTGCACGAGCAGATCGGTAAATTAATCACAGAACTAGTAGAACAAGACAAACTAGCTGCGATCGCCGTCTATGGCAGTCCCTACAATCTCGACCGCATCATTCCATTGCTACCACCTGGCATACCCTGGACGTTTTCCTACAGCCAGCTACCTGCAGCTCAATTGGCAGTCATGCAAGCACTGGGTTTAGCTGCGGTTTAA
- a CDS encoding MgPME-cyclase complex family protein — translation MQEPKNYYFVAASRNFLCEDEPLAESLKERTRNYGDRKKEIDFWLVEQPAFLDAPEMADVKRQCPQPAAAIVSTDPNVVRWLKLRLEFVATGEFTAPSATIPDPLASLAIR, via the coding sequence ATGCAAGAGCCAAAAAACTATTATTTTGTCGCCGCTAGCCGTAATTTTTTGTGCGAAGACGAACCCCTAGCAGAATCGCTGAAAGAACGTACCCGAAATTATGGCGATCGCAAAAAAGAAATCGACTTCTGGCTGGTAGAGCAGCCAGCTTTTCTGGATGCGCCGGAAATGGCGGATGTGAAACGGCAATGCCCGCAACCGGCGGCAGCGATCGTTTCCACCGATCCAAACGTAGTACGCTGGTTAAAGCTTCGCCTGGAGTTTGTCGCCACAGGCGAATTCACTGCACCTAGCGCAACTATCCCAGATCCCTTAGCTTCTCTAGCTATCAGGTAG
- the dusB gene encoding tRNA dihydrouridine synthase DusB, with amino-acid sequence MPVLSPDLQQKLAAPLKVGNFELHSRVLQSPLSGVTDMVFRRLVRRYAPQSMLYTEMVNATGLQYAKELPKIMEVERSETPISIQLFDCRPDFLAEAARMAVAEGADTVDINMGCPVNKITKNGGGSSLLRQPEVAEAIVRSVVSAVNVPVTVKTRIGWSESEINILDFARRMEDAGAQMITVHGRTRAQGYNGPAKWEWIRRVKEIMSIPVIANGDIFSVEAAIACLEQTGADGVMCSRGTLGYPFLVGEIDHFLKTGELKPKPSPIERLQVARTHLIELYDYKGDRGIRQARKHMTWYAKGFAGAATLRGQLCLVENLQQGLDLLDAAIAQLADRSHELQATEADLAMSVAM; translated from the coding sequence ATGCCCGTTTTATCGCCCGATCTCCAACAAAAGCTGGCTGCACCGCTCAAGGTAGGCAACTTTGAGCTGCACAGCCGCGTATTGCAGTCACCCTTGTCCGGTGTTACGGATATGGTATTTCGCCGACTGGTGCGCCGCTATGCCCCCCAGTCAATGCTCTACACCGAGATGGTGAACGCAACTGGATTGCAATACGCCAAAGAGCTACCCAAGATTATGGAAGTAGAGCGATCGGAAACGCCAATTAGCATCCAACTATTTGACTGCCGACCTGATTTCCTCGCTGAAGCTGCTCGCATGGCGGTCGCTGAAGGAGCCGATACCGTTGATATCAATATGGGTTGCCCGGTAAATAAAATTACTAAAAATGGGGGTGGCTCGTCCTTGCTGCGCCAGCCAGAGGTGGCAGAAGCAATTGTCCGCTCTGTAGTTAGTGCGGTTAACGTTCCCGTCACCGTCAAAACTCGGATTGGCTGGAGTGAAAGCGAGATTAATATCCTGGACTTTGCGCGACGCATGGAGGATGCGGGCGCTCAGATGATTACCGTACACGGGCGCACGCGAGCGCAGGGTTACAATGGTCCTGCCAAGTGGGAATGGATTCGTCGCGTTAAAGAAATAATGTCCATTCCCGTAATCGCCAATGGCGATATCTTCTCGGTGGAAGCGGCGATCGCTTGTCTAGAACAAACAGGCGCGGATGGTGTGATGTGTTCGCGCGGCACACTGGGCTATCCGTTCCTGGTTGGTGAAATCGACCATTTCCTTAAAACTGGAGAACTTAAACCCAAGCCTTCACCCATAGAACGCCTGCAGGTGGCGCGCACCCATCTAATCGAACTGTACGACTATAAGGGCGATCGCGGCATTCGGCAGGCACGCAAACATATGACCTGGTATGCCAAGGGTTTTGCTGGAGCCGCAACTTTGCGGGGGCAATTATGCCTGGTAGAAAACCTGCAACAGGGTTTAGATTTACTAGATGCCGCGATCGCTCAACTAGCAGATCGATCGCACGAGTTGCAAGCAACCGAAGCGGATCTGGCGATGTCGGTGGCAATGTAG
- the lptC gene encoding LPS export ABC transporter periplasmic protein LptC, which translates to MKNLDWSKLRFVWLLVGALLGVGAYTVWWFTIQRQTVPNGSIPPVLPGSSLSNITFSEVDKNGKQLWEIQASNAEYNQNQRIASVKKVRGKFFRDGKPAIEAVGERGTIDQAKREITIEGKVSAIAIKDGINLKADRIVWEADRDLLTATGNIKAEKPADKLAIVGKKLTAYPSTNRFKLEKEVVATSVKPPLRLESALLVWDANLNKVIADVPFRVVHLKEKVRIRADKGEWSIKDSLVTLVGNVKGRSFDRDLDVISNSLVWDIQKQIVNLPVSLRVVSNSRGVELNANKGRIDLGKQQINLDGQIQASSKQNQAVLTADAVEWQIPAQTIVVQGNVNYRQTEKNVSVTGDRAVANIAEQTVQVSGGDVVTKITP; encoded by the coding sequence ATGAAAAATTTGGATTGGTCGAAGCTGCGCTTTGTATGGCTACTGGTTGGGGCATTGCTTGGAGTTGGAGCCTACACTGTCTGGTGGTTTACCATCCAGAGGCAAACAGTCCCAAATGGCTCTATACCACCAGTATTACCAGGATCTAGCCTTTCCAATATCACGTTTTCAGAAGTTGACAAGAATGGCAAGCAGTTGTGGGAAATTCAGGCCAGCAATGCGGAATACAACCAGAATCAGCGCATAGCTTCGGTGAAGAAAGTCAGGGGCAAGTTTTTCCGCGATGGCAAGCCAGCGATCGAAGCTGTGGGTGAGAGGGGGACGATCGATCAAGCTAAGCGCGAGATTACGATTGAGGGGAAAGTGAGCGCGATCGCCATTAAAGACGGGATTAACCTCAAAGCAGATCGGATTGTGTGGGAAGCGGATCGAGATTTATTAACCGCAACGGGCAATATCAAGGCCGAAAAACCTGCCGATAAGCTAGCGATCGTCGGCAAAAAGCTGACGGCCTATCCCAGTACGAACCGCTTTAAACTAGAGAAAGAAGTGGTTGCAACCTCGGTGAAACCGCCGCTCAGACTAGAAAGTGCCTTACTAGTGTGGGATGCCAATCTCAATAAGGTGATTGCGGATGTGCCTTTTCGCGTCGTCCATCTCAAGGAAAAAGTGAGGATCAGAGCTGACAAGGGCGAATGGAGTATCAAAGATAGTCTGGTGACTTTAGTTGGGAATGTGAAGGGCAGATCCTTCGACCGCGATCTTGATGTCATCTCTAATTCCTTAGTGTGGGATATTCAGAAACAAATCGTGAACCTGCCTGTTTCTCTGCGCGTGGTCAGCAACAGCCGAGGCGTGGAGCTAAATGCTAATAAGGGGCGAATCGATCTAGGCAAACAGCAAATAAACCTGGACGGCCAAATTCAAGCTAGTTCCAAGCAGAATCAGGCTGTCCTCACAGCAGATGCGGTGGAGTGGCAAATTCCCGCTCAGACAATCGTCGTTCAGGGTAATGTCAACTACCGTCAAACCGAGAAAAATGTCAGCGTTACGGGCGATCGCGCCGTTGCCAATATTGCCGAGCAAACCGTACAAGTTTCCGGTGGCGATGTGGTTACCAAAATTACACCATAG
- a CDS encoding substrate-binding periplasmic protein — MLPRINNLKFYAVIQGLQTLLTRTRSGLIIVLILFIFMGRSPYALALPLKIAQDIPVSDRSGIRGAIEQMTLDKGASEVLPDVSIQGVLKDIDIEHGATEVLPTISVRGHLEQAAPDSISPTFTQLKISKQVPAEKEIEPSFPEDIGRILKRGELIVAMLGIDNPPFFERAKGNVLSGLDVDIGRSIARELGVKVRFDRSPKTFNEAVELVQRRKADLAISKLSISLRRAKQMKFSLPYVTMRQALLVNRLQLAQRMSGGFTAEEVIRGLDGKVGVIQGTQYSLFAKKRFPKSTVVEFPKWTDAVDAVGKGEILAAFRDELEIKKVLLLQPDFALQVQTVAFSDTTDLLAVVGHWQSSQLIDFVNYDLSLNKLSYTADQLIKTYENSFRKE; from the coding sequence ATGCTACCTAGAATAAATAATTTAAAGTTCTATGCAGTAATTCAAGGCTTGCAAACTTTATTGACAAGAACCCGCTCGGGCTTGATTATCGTTCTAATTTTATTTATTTTTATGGGGCGATCGCCCTACGCTTTGGCGCTTCCTCTTAAAATTGCTCAGGACATTCCAGTCAGCGATCGCTCGGGCATTCGAGGCGCGATCGAGCAAATGACTTTGGATAAAGGAGCATCTGAAGTCTTACCAGATGTCAGCATTCAGGGCGTGCTTAAAGACATAGACATAGAGCATGGTGCTACAGAGGTATTACCGACAATAAGCGTGAGAGGTCATCTAGAGCAAGCAGCCCCAGATTCTATATCTCCAACATTCACTCAGTTGAAGATTTCCAAGCAAGTACCTGCTGAGAAGGAAATAGAACCTAGCTTTCCAGAAGATATAGGGAGAATATTAAAACGCGGCGAACTTATAGTAGCAATGCTGGGAATTGATAATCCACCTTTTTTTGAACGGGCAAAGGGTAACGTGCTTTCAGGTTTAGATGTCGATATTGGCAGATCGATCGCTCGGGAATTAGGCGTAAAAGTGAGATTCGATCGCTCGCCGAAAACATTTAACGAAGCTGTAGAATTGGTGCAAAGACGAAAAGCTGACTTAGCAATCTCTAAACTCAGTATTAGCTTGAGACGAGCTAAACAAATGAAATTCTCGTTGCCGTACGTGACTATGCGTCAAGCCCTTCTTGTAAATAGGTTACAACTCGCGCAGAGAATGAGTGGAGGCTTTACGGCGGAAGAAGTGATTAGAGGCCTTGATGGTAAGGTAGGTGTAATTCAGGGTACGCAGTATTCTCTATTTGCGAAGAAAAGATTCCCCAAGTCAACGGTGGTAGAGTTCCCTAAATGGACTGATGCGGTTGATGCTGTTGGCAAAGGCGAGATTCTGGCTGCCTTCCGCGATGAGCTAGAAATTAAGAAAGTCCTTCTCCTCCAACCTGATTTCGCACTTCAGGTGCAGACAGTTGCATTTAGCGATACGACAGACCTACTTGCCGTTGTTGGCCACTGGCAGAGTTCTCAACTCATAGATTTTGTCAATTATGACCTCAGTCTGAACAAGCTGAGTTATACGGCAGATCAACTAATAAAAACCTATGAAAATTCATTTCGGAAGGAGTAA
- the rpsF gene encoding 30S ribosomal protein S6, with the protein MRPYETMYILRPDLGDGEIESAIAKYQTFLQDQGSESIKVQHRGKRRLAYEIDRHREGVYVQMNYYAKPSTIELLERSMRLSDDVIRYMTLAREAEDRVAVGAGNEVESETAAS; encoded by the coding sequence ATGCGTCCATACGAAACCATGTACATTCTCCGCCCCGATTTAGGTGATGGAGAAATTGAGAGTGCGATCGCCAAGTACCAAACTTTCTTACAAGACCAGGGATCTGAGTCAATTAAAGTCCAGCATCGCGGCAAGCGCCGTCTTGCCTATGAAATTGATAGGCATCGCGAAGGCGTGTACGTTCAAATGAACTACTATGCCAAGCCCAGCACCATCGAGCTGTTGGAGCGCTCTATGCGTCTGAGCGACGATGTAATTCGCTATATGACTTTAGCTAGAGAGGCTGAAGATCGAGTCGCAGTAGGCGCGGGGAATGAAGTTGAGTCAGAAACTGCTGCTAGCTAA
- a CDS encoding tetratricopeptide repeat protein gives MSQAKELSPEELFQEGIRLSKIGQYEAAIAAFNQALIAKPGFAEAWNDRGMALGDLQEYDEAVASYDKAIEINPKLHQAWYNRGVALGNLGKYEEAIASWDKALEINPDLAEAWYNRGCAMGNLQHFNGAIAAFAKAIEINPNYAAAWFSQACIYMVQGNVDSAIEYLHQAIQLDRHRYLNLAKKHPGFDEIRQDSRFQNLLMQ, from the coding sequence ATGAGTCAAGCAAAAGAGCTAAGCCCAGAAGAGTTGTTTCAAGAGGGGATTCGGCTCAGTAAAATCGGGCAGTACGAAGCGGCGATCGCGGCGTTTAACCAGGCACTGATTGCTAAGCCAGGTTTTGCGGAAGCTTGGAACGATCGTGGTATGGCGCTTGGCGATTTGCAGGAATACGATGAGGCGGTTGCCAGTTACGACAAAGCCATAGAGATTAATCCCAAACTCCATCAAGCTTGGTATAACCGAGGTGTGGCTCTGGGCAACTTAGGCAAATATGAAGAGGCGATCGCCAGTTGGGATAAAGCCCTAGAAATTAATCCCGATCTGGCAGAGGCCTGGTACAATCGCGGCTGCGCTATGGGAAATTTGCAGCACTTCAACGGTGCGATCGCTGCCTTTGCCAAAGCGATCGAGATAAATCCTAACTATGCGGCTGCCTGGTTCAGCCAAGCTTGCATTTACATGGTGCAGGGTAATGTAGACTCAGCGATCGAGTATCTCCACCAGGCCATTCAATTAGATCGGCATCGATATCTCAACCTAGCTAAGAAGCATCCTGGTTTTGATGAAATCCGCCAAGATTCAAGATTCCAAAATTTGCTGATGCAATAG
- a CDS encoding dicarboxylate/amino acid:cation symporter, which produces MAELKSWTPTSWLFGVLRNPWTILCSALIAIYLGASQPNFAKSLAPFGNIYLSLLKMCVLPILISAITMSIGRLMVSHEAGRYIKRVLLVFPIGMLAVSLVGLLTALILGPGRSLSSGTLQRLGVLINKEGVDLVISLSGPLTPPKEVPNLLGFIASMIPSNIFGSLSEGETLKVVFFSIVFGATLGIVNSKSSNPYRVFSTFDYIYKSFNKLIGWLTLLLPFGLFCLLASQIAKAGLNVIFAMVNFLIAGLIAYAIVYIISMLVIWSRVKRSFLFTFATLRDTSILALATSNAFACLPSSIAAMSDGLKFDLQAINVIVPLAVTVGRFGQVLYFALASLFVAQLYKFDLGVGGLSIVVVGSIFAGIASSGATGIATLATMGVVLQPLGLPLDAVLVLFFAVDPIMDPFRTLCTLHTSIAVSAVIADVEPDRQVIETEDYLVAS; this is translated from the coding sequence TTGGCTGAGCTAAAATCATGGACTCCCACTTCCTGGCTATTCGGGGTACTGCGCAATCCGTGGACTATTTTGTGTAGTGCTTTAATTGCAATATATCTGGGTGCATCTCAACCAAATTTTGCGAAATCACTTGCTCCATTTGGAAATATCTATCTCTCTTTGCTGAAAATGTGCGTTCTGCCCATACTGATTTCAGCAATTACCATGAGTATAGGCAGATTGATGGTCTCCCATGAAGCTGGGCGGTATATTAAGAGAGTTCTTCTCGTATTTCCCATTGGCATGTTGGCGGTATCGCTGGTAGGTCTTCTGACCGCATTAATCTTAGGGCCTGGCAGAAGTTTGAGTTCGGGGACACTCCAGAGGCTAGGCGTTTTAATCAATAAAGAAGGAGTGGATTTAGTCATATCTCTAAGTGGGCCTCTAACTCCACCCAAAGAGGTGCCGAACTTACTCGGCTTTATTGCTAGCATGATTCCTAGTAATATATTCGGCTCGCTCAGCGAAGGGGAAACGCTTAAAGTTGTCTTTTTCTCAATTGTATTCGGTGCCACGCTTGGGATTGTTAATAGTAAATCTAGTAATCCATATCGAGTCTTTAGTACCTTTGACTATATCTACAAATCTTTCAATAAGCTGATTGGCTGGCTGACCTTACTACTACCCTTTGGTTTGTTCTGCTTGTTAGCTTCACAGATTGCTAAAGCAGGTTTAAATGTGATCTTTGCGATGGTAAATTTTCTAATCGCTGGGCTAATCGCCTATGCCATTGTCTACATCATCAGCATGTTAGTAATTTGGAGTCGAGTCAAGCGCTCCTTCCTATTCACTTTTGCCACGTTGCGCGATACTTCCATATTAGCGCTAGCTACGAGTAATGCTTTTGCTTGTCTGCCTTCTAGCATTGCCGCCATGAGCGACGGACTTAAATTCGATCTGCAGGCAATCAATGTGATTGTGCCTTTGGCAGTTACGGTCGGTAGATTTGGTCAGGTGCTCTACTTCGCCCTTGCCAGTCTATTTGTGGCTCAGCTTTATAAGTTTGACTTGGGTGTGGGGGGACTATCGATAGTAGTGGTTGGTTCGATTTTTGCAGGCATCGCTAGCTCGGGCGCAACGGGTATTGCTACCCTCGCAACTATGGGTGTAGTTTTACAACCTTTAGGCTTACCTTTAGATGCGGTTCTGGTTCTCTTTTTTGCGGTCGATCCGATTATGGATCCATTCCGCACTTTGTGTACCTTGCATACTAGTATTGCTGTTAGTGCAGTAATTGCAGATGTGGAACCAGATCGACAAGTAATTGAAACAGAAGACTATCTCGTGGCTTCGTAA
- a CDS encoding ABC transporter substrate-binding protein produces the protein MKSIFKHLLTAFITCILVVACGQSNTPIATTTTAPVNTTGNAPIPIGIGVAQTSNVALLGQEQVIGAKIAEQFFNQKGGVNGTPIKLFFQDTSGDEQGAINAFNALINQDKVVGIVGPTLSQHAFSADPIAERAKVPVLAPSNTAKGIPQIGEYISRVSAPVAVVAPNAVKAALKINPNIKKVAVFYAQNDAFSKSETGTFQETVKAQGLDLVTVQKFQTTDTDFQTQATNTINLKPELVIISGLAADGGNLVKQLRELGYKGLIIGGNGLNTSNLLPVCKALCDGILIAQAYSPEHPNEINKEFRRIYTEQNKKEPPQFSAQAFTGVQVFVEALKAVDGKTKISTLSLPQLRTDLNKAILAGKYDTPLGEISFTPEGEIIQKEFYVAQISMEPGGSNGKFKFLK, from the coding sequence ATGAAAAGCATATTTAAACACCTGCTGACTGCATTTATAACCTGCATTCTGGTTGTAGCCTGCGGCCAGTCAAACACACCGATCGCCACTACAACTACAGCCCCAGTTAACACAACGGGTAACGCACCTATCCCCATTGGGATAGGTGTGGCTCAGACCAGTAACGTTGCCCTTTTGGGTCAGGAGCAAGTAATTGGTGCCAAAATTGCCGAGCAGTTTTTTAATCAGAAAGGTGGTGTAAATGGCACGCCAATTAAGTTGTTTTTCCAGGATACTTCCGGTGACGAACAAGGTGCCATCAATGCTTTTAATGCCCTAATTAATCAAGATAAAGTGGTCGGTATAGTGGGGCCTACCCTATCTCAACATGCTTTCAGCGCCGACCCGATCGCCGAACGAGCCAAAGTCCCCGTGCTCGCGCCTTCAAATACGGCTAAGGGCATTCCCCAAATAGGCGAATACATTTCGCGGGTATCGGCACCAGTAGCGGTTGTAGCACCGAACGCCGTCAAAGCCGCGCTCAAGATTAACCCCAATATTAAAAAGGTGGCAGTATTTTACGCCCAGAACGATGCTTTTAGTAAGTCGGAAACCGGAACATTTCAAGAGACGGTGAAGGCTCAAGGGCTTGACCTGGTTACCGTGCAAAAGTTTCAGACCACGGATACCGACTTTCAAACCCAGGCAACTAATACAATTAACCTGAAGCCCGAACTGGTTATAATTTCCGGGCTAGCGGCTGACGGCGGCAACCTGGTGAAACAGTTGCGCGAACTAGGCTACAAGGGCTTAATTATTGGTGGTAATGGGTTAAATACTTCTAATCTGCTACCTGTTTGTAAAGCTCTATGCGATGGCATCCTGATCGCCCAAGCATACAGTCCCGAGCATCCTAACGAAATTAACAAAGAATTTCGCAGAATCTACACCGAGCAAAACAAGAAGGAACCACCGCAGTTCAGCGCGCAGGCATTTACAGGCGTACAGGTATTCGTAGAAGCACTGAAAGCCGTAGATGGCAAAACTAAAATTAGTACTTTATCCCTACCTCAATTGCGCACCGATCTAAATAAAGCGATTTTGGCAGGTAAGTACGATACTCCACTGGGCGAGATCTCCTTTACCCCCGAAGGCGAAATCATTCAGAAGGAATTTTATGTCGCACAAATCAGTATGGAACCAGGCGGTAGTAACGGTAAGTTTAAATTCTTAAAGTAA
- the rpmB gene encoding 50S ribosomal protein L28 codes for MSRHCQLTGKKANNSVTICFSHKRHKRLQHVNLQWKRIWWPEGNRFVTLHISTKAIKTLQKKSLSTFAKEAGIDLNKF; via the coding sequence ATGAGCCGCCACTGTCAGCTAACAGGCAAAAAAGCCAATAACTCCGTTACCATTTGCTTTTCCCATAAACGTCACAAGCGCCTACAACACGTTAACTTACAGTGGAAGCGTATTTGGTGGCCGGAGGGCAATCGTTTTGTGACATTACATATTTCCACGAAAGCCATTAAGACCCTGCAAAAGAAAAGCTTGAGTACCTTTGCGAAAGAAGCAGGCATAGATCTAAATAAATTCTAA
- the ribD gene encoding bifunctional diaminohydroxyphosphoribosylaminopyrimidine deaminase/5-amino-6-(5-phosphoribosylamino)uracil reductase RibD: MQRCLELAQGARGRTAPNPMVGCAIVKDGELIGEGFHPAAGQPHAEVFAIAAAQSNRGIDATQGATLYVNLEPCNHFGRTPPCTEAIVKAGISHVVVGMVDPDPRVSGSGCDRLRQAGISVTVGVAETACQELNEAFIHRVTHQVPFGILKYAMTLDGKIATATGHSYWITSEPARREVHYLRAGCDAIVTGGNTVRLDNPHLTTHGISEQSPLRVVMSRTLDLPIEANLWQVNDRQRTLVITQTDRDRQVAECLRDRGVEVLVLPELSPQYVMSELGRRGCNAVLWECGGVLAASAIASGSIQKVYAFIAPKLIGGLDAPGPIASLGYTRMTQALNLERISTSNIGDDLLVAGYVRQEIDIPS; this comes from the coding sequence ATGCAGCGCTGTCTGGAACTTGCTCAAGGGGCTAGAGGGCGGACTGCACCCAATCCTATGGTTGGTTGCGCGATCGTCAAAGATGGCGAACTAATCGGTGAAGGCTTTCACCCCGCTGCCGGACAACCCCATGCGGAGGTGTTCGCGATCGCCGCCGCCCAATCTAATCGTGGTATTGATGCCACGCAGGGAGCCACGCTCTACGTTAATTTAGAACCATGCAACCATTTTGGTCGTACCCCTCCCTGCACCGAAGCGATCGTCAAGGCAGGTATTAGCCATGTGGTAGTGGGCATGGTCGATCCCGATCCGCGCGTTTCGGGTAGCGGCTGCGATCGCCTGCGTCAAGCCGGAATTTCTGTTACGGTGGGCGTAGCTGAAACTGCCTGTCAAGAACTAAATGAGGCATTCATCCATCGCGTCACCCATCAAGTCCCGTTTGGCATTCTCAAGTATGCCATGACTCTAGATGGCAAAATCGCCACTGCAACTGGGCATAGTTACTGGATTACTTCTGAACCTGCGCGTCGCGAAGTACACTACCTGCGGGCAGGATGCGATGCTATTGTCACGGGTGGCAATACCGTACGCCTCGACAACCCCCATCTCACCACCCACGGCATCTCAGAGCAATCACCTTTGCGAGTAGTCATGTCTCGAACCTTAGACCTTCCAATTGAGGCTAACCTGTGGCAGGTGAACGACCGACAGCGTACCTTGGTAATTACCCAAACCGATCGAGATCGTCAGGTAGCAGAATGCCTGCGCGATCGCGGTGTTGAAGTACTGGTGTTGCCAGAATTATCTCCCCAGTATGTCATGTCAGAATTAGGTCGGCGCGGCTGCAATGCGGTGTTGTGGGAATGCGGTGGTGTCCTGGCTGCCAGCGCGATCGCATCGGGATCGATCCAGAAAGTTTATGCTTTTATCGCACCTAAGTTAATTGGTGGGCTTGACGCACCTGGGCCAATTGCATCGCTGGGCTACACCAGGATGACGCAAGCATTAAATCTAGAGAGAATTAGCACCTCAAATATCGGCGACGATTTGCTTGTTGCAGGTTACGTGAGACAAGAGATAGATATCCCAAGTTGA